A region of the Terriglobales bacterium genome:
GACACCGTCTTCCGCCGCTTCATCCGCAACCTGGGCGGCTGCGGCCTGATCATGACCGAGTTCACCTCCGCCGACGGCGTGCTCCGCGCCCGCGACAAGAAGGCCAAGCGTTACCTCCACTTCTACGACGACGAGCACCCCATCTCGGCGCAGCTCTTCGGGGGCGAGCCCCAGGTGATGGCCGACGCCGCCCGCCTCTGCCAGGACTTGGGCTTCGACCTGGTGGACCTCAACCTGGGCTGCCCCGCGCGCAAAGTCGTGAAGTGCACCGCCGGGAGCGGTCTGCTGCGCGACCTGCCCCGCATCCGCCGCATCTTCGAGGCGGTGCGCGCGGCCGTGACCGTGCCTTTCACCGTGAAGTACCGCGCCGGCTGGAACGACGAGGAGATCATCTGCGTGGAATTGGGCAAGCTGGCCGAAGAGTGCGGGCTGAACGCGGTGGCGCTGCACGCCCGCACCCGCGAGCAGGGCTATAGCGGCCAGGCGCGCTGGGAGTGGATCACCGCGGTGCGCGAGGCGGTCCGCATCCCGGTGATCGGCAACGGCGACATCCGTGCCCCCGAGGACGCCGCCGCCATGGTGGCGCAGACCGGCTGCCACGCGGTGATGATCGGGCGCACCGCCCCCTCCAATCCCTGGATCTTCCGGCAGATCGCGCAGTTCACCGCCACCGGCCGCTACGACCAGCCCACCGACCAGGACCGCTACCTCATGATCCGCACCTACTTCCGCATGCTGGTGGAGGAGCAGATGCCGGGGGCGGCCGGCAAGATGAAGCAGTTCGCCTCCTGGTTCACCCACGGGGTGCACGGCGGCGCCACTCTGCGCAAGGCCGTCTACGAAGCCAAGACCGAGCAGGAGATCCTGGAGTGCGTGGAGCAGTTCTTCGAATGCAGAATTGAGAATTGAGAATGCGGAATGCTGCGACGGCATTCATTCTGCATTCATCATTCTGCATTCTGCATTTTTAGACAGGCCGCGCCACGTAGCGCCCCTCCCCCGCCTGCTCGACATAGGCCCAGGGCGTGTGGTGGTCGTGGGTGAAGATCATCAGCCACTTCTCCGGCACCGCCGCCTCCCACAGCCGCTTGCGGCTCTCGATGGTCTCCAGGGGAAAGAGGTCGAAGGCCATCACCCAGGTCAGGTCGAGGTGGGCGGTGGTGGGCACCAGGTCGGAGACGT
Encoded here:
- the dusB gene encoding tRNA dihydrouridine synthase DusB; this encodes DTVFRRFIRNLGGCGLIMTEFTSADGVLRARDKKAKRYLHFYDDEHPISAQLFGGEPQVMADAARLCQDLGFDLVDLNLGCPARKVVKCTAGSGLLRDLPRIRRIFEAVRAAVTVPFTVKYRAGWNDEEIICVELGKLAEECGLNAVALHARTREQGYSGQARWEWITAVREAVRIPVIGNGDIRAPEDAAAMVAQTGCHAVMIGRTAPSNPWIFRQIAQFTATGRYDQPTDQDRYLMIRTYFRMLVEEQMPGAAGKMKQFASWFTHGVHGGATLRKAVYEAKTEQEILECVEQFFECRIEN